The Dreissena polymorpha isolate Duluth1 chromosome 10, UMN_Dpol_1.0, whole genome shotgun sequence genome includes a region encoding these proteins:
- the LOC127847955 gene encoding sodium-dependent glucose transporter 1A-like, with protein MSDSMSEPNRKLITVMLVLVGISQGLLNGVAGPTMVDLRMKLNTSSADIARSVSAQGFGIFAGALAGGLVIDAMGTWKFLLVTLAEIIATVTLILMSFVTSLSLLWVTFFSVGTAAGLTSVACQRILIVLWRAEAAVPFNALYMGYGIGYMLAPLAINPFLAVLEFRSDTSVNMSSNNVTLQRGWESRVYVAFATIGLCVATLVMPLFVYSFVKCYRRNKNNYSNIDEPGASALSPSKNGIVKRVLAILNPASYADGNFKFGLTVLVFTLGDFFMKSVGVCQGCLLSPVLHTLFLGKIIQETLKDHHISIGGSPISNLRFTDDIDI; from the exons atgTCGGACAGCATGTCGGAGCCCAACAGGAAGTTAATTACCGTGATGCTCGTGCTGGTCGGGATTTCCCAG ggTCTGTTGAACGGGGTCGCAGGGCCCACTATGGTGGATCTACGCATGAAGTTAAACACTTCCTCCGCCGATATAGCGCGCTCAGTCTCCGCACAGGGTTTCGGGATATTCGCCGGTGCGCTTGCAGGCGGGTTGGTCATTGACGCCATGGGGACGTGGAAGTTTCTCTTGGTGACTCTGGCGGAAATCATAGCAACCGTCACCCTTATCTTGATGTCGTTCGTCACCTCCCTGTCCTTGCTCTGGGTGACGTTCTTCTCCGTCGGAACAGCAGCAGGGCTTACCTCTGTCG CCTGTCAGCGGATTTTGATAGTATTGTGGCGCGCCGAGGCCGCAGTCCCCTTTAACGCCCTATACATGGGCTACGGCATTGGCTACATGTTAGCTCCACTCGCCATTAATCCATTCCTCGCCGTTTTGGAGTTTCGATCTGACACTTCCGTCAACATGTCAAGCAATAACGTCACTCTCCAAAGAGGCTGGGAATCCCGTGTGTACGTAGCGTTTGCCACCATTGGTCTCTGCGTGGCGACGCTGGTGATGCCATTATTCGTGTACTCCTTCGTAAAGTGCTACAGACGCAACAAGAACAATTATTCGAACATTGACGAACCGGGAGCGAGCGCTCTTTCGCCTTCGAAGAACGGAATAGTTAAGCGGGTGCTGGCTATCCTGAATCCAGCGTCCTACGCTGACGGAAATTTCAAGTTCGGGCTAACCGTACTTGTGTTTACC TTGGGTGACTTCTTCATGAAATCAGTAGGCGTCTGTCAAGGATGTCTGCTCTCCCCCGTTCTGCATACACTTTTCCTTGGGAAGATAATTCAGGAGACCCTCAAAGACCACCACATCTCCATCGGTGGCAGtcccatctccaacttgagattcacTGATGACATTGACATATAG